The DNA window TCTCGAACGTCGAGCAGATGCAGACGGAGCTGACCGCGCTGGAATCGCGCGCCGCGTCGCCGGACGGCTCGGTCACGGTGGTCGCGGGCCCCGGCGGCGCGGTCAAGGACATCCGGCTCACCGCCGAGGCGCTCCGGCAGGAGCCGGGAACCCTGTCGGCCACGATCATGACCACCTTGCGGCAGGCCGTGGCCGACGCCGCCTACCAGCAGGCCGGACTCGTCGACGCCCATCTCGGCAGCGGCGCGTTCGGCGACCTGAGCGCGCAGGACAGGGTACTCGAAGCACAGGCCGAGGCGTTGGGCACCACGGTCGACGAGCTGCGGCCGAAGAAGCGCGAAGCGCCGTCGCCCGACGAGGACTTCAGCCAGAGCTCGGTGTTCGGTTCGGACGAGAAGCCCGCCCCGCCGCCGCCCAGCAGCGGCTCGGCCGGCGACCAGTTCCTCAGCTCCCTGTTCGACGACCAGGACGACCAGGAGGGGCACCGATG is part of the Amycolatopsis sp. CA-230715 genome and encodes:
- a CDS encoding YbaB/EbfC family nucleoid-associated protein, whose protein sequence is MSAELEALKAEFEKVQAKVKQAETRFSNVEQMQTELTALESRAASPDGSVTVVAGPGGAVKDIRLTAEALRQEPGTLSATIMTTLRQAVADAAYQQAGLVDAHLGSGAFGDLSAQDRVLEAQAEALGTTVDELRPKKREAPSPDEDFSQSSVFGSDEKPAPPPPSSGSAGDQFLSSLFDDQDDQEGHR